A genomic segment from Xyrauchen texanus isolate HMW12.3.18 chromosome 21, RBS_HiC_50CHRs, whole genome shotgun sequence encodes:
- the LOC127661344 gene encoding serine/threonine-protein phosphatase 6 regulatory subunit 2-like — protein sequence MFWTFDLHNSSQVEKLLEKEDVTLQELLDEEDVLQECKAQNQPLLLFLTRDSSMLELLNLITHEPPTDREEKMRFKYANIACELLTCDVSLINDKVGGDESLLNTLYSFLEQTPPLNPLLASFFSKTLGNLISRQTEQVIAFLKKKQDFIGLVLKHMDTSAMMDLLLRLISSVEPTSLRQEVLTWLNEEKLIQRLIELINPQNDDERLSNVSQTLCDIIRLSRDQASLTQETSDPDPLLTTLEMQQNVEALLKNMFGGERSEVCIVYGTQLLLALLDTQRSGIMQVIDPCSQGLEKSNTVNNSILMGIQPHLKNFHHLLLNPPKTCAMLTTLGVLEEPFGNARLHACRLMAALLYTRAPRIHHELCRLNMINLLLDLFFKFTWNNFLHAQVEQCVSAIFNQNTPLNISMQDSPDPTQIQLEDTRTDTPHPSETDTQNSDRFTRYLIKHLIKDCGLVQRILDAWEENDKTQEAGGMRRGYMGHLTLIANTVVQSAEKQQDKEQNQITQLIKELPEDYIRRWEHFVNETLAETNMKNTADLVFSDYQLQQMTTNFVDQFGLNDDEFGEHDGSISATFDRITEINFNLVDEGASSGLFETRTKERIRQFDEAEEEEDIWEDKEINYSTQVKARSRFGLVTNTQKSEADGGSQRRLGSPDLEWFPDSKQMPENIKNKVKDKKSSDPQSPGWIASFEDDFRSRDFASIAIDTGSGVWGSSTAPLSETEEKGWATFGDFQSFCCSDAGPRCISPVDLENPNKLNQKEEIKGSSACVWSVCGARKAPLVASDSSSSGSDSEEEEDKTNIITETVTTGSAKEAIKLEKTVRDDSSSKDPM from the exons ATGTTTTGGACGTTTGACCTGCACAACTCCTCTCAGGTTGAAAAGCTCTTGGAGAAGGAGGATGTGACCTTGCAGGAGCTTCTGGATGAGGAGGATGTGCTGCAGGAATGTAAGGCTCAGAATCAgcccctcctcctcttcctcacacGGGACAGCAGCATGCTGGAGCTGCTCAACCTCATCACTCACGAGCCCCCTACTGACAGGGAGGAGAAAATGCGTTTCAA GTATGCTAATATAGCGTGTGAGTTGTTGACGTGTGATGTGTCTCTCATCAACGATAAAGTGGGCGGAGACGAGTCTCTGTTGAACACACTGTACAGCTTCCTAGAGCAGACGCCCCCCCTGAACCCTCTGCTGGCATCATTCTTCAGTAAAACTCTCGGCAACCTCATCAGCCGCCAGACAGAGCAG GTGATTGCTTTCCTGAAGAAAAAGCAGGATTTCATCGGACTGGTGCTGAAACACATGGACACGTCAGCCATGATGGATCTACTGCTGCGTCTGATTAGCAGTGTGGAGCCCACCTCGCTCAGACAGGAAGTGCTAACT TGGCTGAATGAAGAGAAGCTGATTCAGAGACTCATCGAGCTGATAAACCCTCAGAATGACGATGAG AGGCTGTCGAATGTGTCTCAGACCCTGTGTGACATCATCCGTCTGAGCAGAGATCAGGCCAGTCTGACACAGGAGACATCAGACCCCGACCCTCTGCTCACAACACTAGAGAT gcaGCAGAACGTAGAGGCCCTGTTAAAGAATATGTTTGGAGGAGAGAGGAGTGAAGTCTGCATCGTCTACGGAACGCAATTGTTACTCGCATTGTTGGATACTCAGAGATCAGG cATTATGCAGGTGATCGACCCGTGTTCTCAGGGATTGGAAAAGTCTAACACTGTAAACAACAGCATATTAATGGGCATCCAGCCACATCTAAAGAACTTCCATCATCTCCTGCTAAACCCACCCAAG ACATGTGCGATGTTGACCACATTGGGTGTTTTGGAGGAGCCATTTGGCAATGCCCGACTGCATGCTTGCAGACTGATGGCTGCTCTTCTGTACACTAGAGCTCCCAGAATCCACCACGAGCTCTGCCGACTGAACATGATCAACCTGCTACTG GACTTGTTTTTTAAATTCACCTGGAATAACTTCCTACACGCACAAGTGGAGCAGTGTGTCTCTGCCATCTTTAACCAGAACACGCCACTAAACATATCAATGCAGGACAGTCCAGATCCGACTCAAATTCAACTGGAggacacacgcacagacacgccCCATCCCAGTGAGACGGACACACAAAACTCTGACAGATTCACACGCTACTTAATAAAGCAT ctgatTAAGGACTGCGGGCTGGTTCAGAGGATTTTGGATGCTTGggaagaaaatgacaaaacaca GGAGGCAGGAGGCATGAGACGAGGGTATATGGGCCATCTGACCCTTATTGCAAACACAGTGGTGCAGAGCGCAGAGAAACAACAGGACAAAGAACAGAACCAAATCACGCAACTAATAAAAG agttgccCGAGGACTATATCAGACGTTGGGAACATTTTGTGAATGAAACACTAGCAGAAACTAACATGAAGAATACGGCAGACCTG GTGTTCTCAGATTATCAGCTTCAACAGATGACGACGAACTTCGTCGATCAGTTTGGACTGAATGATGATGAATTTGGGGAGCATGACGGCAGCATCAG CGCCACATTTGATCGAATCACAGAGATCAACTTTAACCTTGTGGATGAGGGG GCGAGCTCTGGACTCTTTGAAACTCGCACAAAAGAGAGAATTCGGCAGTTTGATGAAGCTGAGGAGGAGGAAGATATTTGGGAGGATAAAGAAATTAACTACTCGACACAAGTGAAAGCACGAAGCAG GTTTGGACTGGTGACTAACACTCAGAAGAGTGAGGCAGACGGCGGCTCTCAGAGGCGTCTGGGGTCACCTGATCTCGAGTGGTTTCCAGATTCCAAACAAATGCCAGAGAACATCAAGAATAAAGTCAAGGACAAGAAGTCCAGTGATCCTCAGA GTCCTGGATGGATTGCGAGTTTTGAAGATGACTTCCGCAGTCGGGACTTTGCGAGTATTGCGATAGATACGGGCTCCGGTGTGTGGGGCAGCTCGACAGCACCGCTCAGTGAGACGGAAGAGAAAGGATGGGCAACGTTTGGTGACTTCCAGTCGTTCTGCTG TTCAGATGCAGGGCCCAGATGCATCTCACCCGTTGACTTGGAAAATCCAAACAAACTGAACCAAAAGGAAGAAA TTAAAGGCTCTTCTGcatgtgtgtggagtgtgtgtggggCGAGGAAGGCTCCACTGGTGGCGTCCGACAGCAGCTCCAGTGGATCAGAcagtgaggaagaggaggacaAAACCAACATCATCACAGAGACAGTCACCACAGGCAGTGCCAAGGAAGCCATTAAACTTGAGAAAACAGTCAG GGATGACTCCAGTAGTAAAGACCCAATGTAA